The Humulus lupulus chromosome 3, drHumLupu1.1, whole genome shotgun sequence genome window below encodes:
- the LOC133825393 gene encoding uncharacterized protein LOC133825393, translated as MAKVVHQDPPAGGAGDEPQNPPSFEGTADPVVAKEWISILERIFDFIGTTEHENVWDAAKKGHNVAEMEWPELLVFFNSKYYSCTVIDHKVVEFMTLKQGNLCIQEYTRKFDHLCRFTPDMVNTESTKVWRFMRGLREEMGKLVDTGKTSLETYAEAVERALRQESWSELERKES; from the exons ATGGCTAAAGTAGTGCACCAAGATCCACCGGCTGGTGGGGCAGGGGATGAACCACAA AACCCACCCAGCTTTGAAGGTACTGCTGACCCAGTGGTGGCAAAAGAATGGATCAGCATACTAGAAAGGATCTTCGATTTCATCGGAACTACTGAGCATGAAAATGTG TGGGATGCTGCAAAGAAGGGTCATAATGTGGCCGAAATGGAATGGCCAGAACTTCTAGTCTTCTTCAACTCTAAATATTACAGTTGTACCGTGATTGACCATAAAGTGGTAGAGTTTATGACTCTGAAGCAAGGAAATTTGTGCATCCAGGAATATACCAGGAAGTTTGATCATTTATGCAGATTTACACCGGATATGGTTAATACTGAATCAACCAAAGTATGGAGGTTTATGAGAGGACTTCGAGAAGAGATGGGAAAACTCGTGGACACCGGGAAAACAAGCCTAGAAACATATGCAGAAGCAGTGGAGCGAGCGCTTCGCCAAGAGTCATGGTCTGAACTGGAAAGGAAAGAATCCTAG